The Buchnera aphidicola (Cinara tujafilina) genome has a window encoding:
- the ung gene encoding uracil-DNA glycosylase, whose translation MKTNYVQWTDLLRIEKKKKNFINLFHRLQQERRNKIIYPHNKLIFNAFFMTPFNKIKVVILGQDPYCLENQATGLAFSVFKNTKIPPSLKNIFIELKNNFNCPNKKMHGSLDSWAVQGVFLLNTILTVTKGLPGSHKNYGWELFTDRIIKYINHFCIGIIFLLWGSIARKKKNIIDSNKHIILEASHPSPLSSYRGFFGCQHFLKTNNFLKKQGKSPIDWFKNITI comes from the coding sequence ATGAAGACGAACTATGTTCAATGGACGGATTTACTGAGAATAGAAAAAAAAAAAAAAAATTTTATTAACTTATTTCATCGATTACAACAAGAAAGAAGAAATAAAATTATTTATCCGCATAATAAATTGATTTTTAATGCATTTTTTATGACACCGTTTAATAAAATTAAAGTAGTAATTTTAGGGCAAGATCCATATTGTTTAGAAAATCAAGCAACCGGATTAGCATTTTCGGTATTTAAAAACACTAAGATTCCGCCATCATTAAAAAATATTTTTATAGAATTAAAAAATAATTTCAATTGTCCTAATAAAAAAATGCACGGATCTTTAGATTCTTGGGCTGTACAAGGAGTTTTTTTATTAAATACTATTTTAACTGTTACTAAAGGTTTACCAGGATCTCATAAAAATTATGGTTGGGAGTTATTTACTGATCGGATTATAAAATATATTAATCATTTTTGTATTGGAATAATTTTTTTATTATGGGGATCGATTGCTCGTAAAAAAAAAAATATTATAGATTCTAATAAACATATAATTTTAGAAGCATCGCATCCATCACCACTTTCTTCTTATCGTGGATTTTTTGGATGCCAACATTTTTTAAAAACAAATAATTTTTTAAAAAAACAAGGTAAAAGTCCAATTGATTGGTTTAAAAATATCACAATATAG
- the ydhD gene encoding hypothetical protein, producing the protein MNKTIKIIEEQLKNNKIIIYMKGSPSCPSCGFSAQAINALNLCGIHYAYIDILKFPAIRKALPQYSNWPTFPQLWVNNELIGGCDIILEMLHNGDLLKLASDNKKYVNIINLFIFIILFKII; encoded by the coding sequence ATGAATAAAACCATTAAAATTATAGAAGAGCAATTAAAAAATAATAAAATTATTATTTATATGAAAGGTTCTCCTTCTTGTCCTAGTTGTGGTTTTTCAGCGCAAGCTATTAATGCATTAAATTTATGCGGCATTCATTATGCATATATTGATATTTTAAAATTTCCTGCAATTCGAAAAGCTTTGCCGCAGTATTCAAATTGGCCTACTTTTCCTCAATTATGGGTAAATAATGAATTAATTGGAGGATGCGACATTATTTTAGAAATGTTACACAATGGTGATTTATTAAAACTTGCATCGGATAATAAAAAATATGTTAACATTATTAATCTGTTTATTTTTATAATATTATTTAAAATTATATAA
- the rnt gene encoding exoribonuclease T has protein sequence MSIHHTILHCLLNYRFRGFYPVVIDIESAGFHPKTDALLEIAIITLKMNELGWLKIDDMLHFHIIPFKGSIIKAESVAFNKIDPFNPLRGAVSEYEALEKIFTLVRKKITLNKCKKGIIVAHNANFDHAFLMAASHRAGIKKNPFHPFTTLDTAALSGLILGQTVLAKACKIAGIPFDTTQAHSALYDTKQTAYLFCELVNRWKRLGGWPPSLLNYKKYKTNTN, from the coding sequence ATGTCTATACACCACACAATATTACATTGTCTATTAAATTATCGATTTAGAGGTTTTTATCCTGTTGTAATAGATATAGAAAGTGCAGGATTTCATCCTAAAACTGATGCATTATTAGAAATAGCTATCATAACTTTAAAAATGAATGAACTAGGATGGTTAAAAATAGATGATATGTTACATTTTCATATTATACCTTTTAAAGGTTCAATTATTAAAGCTGAATCCGTAGCTTTTAATAAAATTGATCCATTTAACCCATTAAGAGGAGCAGTTAGCGAATATGAAGCCTTAGAAAAAATATTTACTTTAGTAAGAAAAAAAATAACACTTAACAAATGTAAAAAAGGAATAATTGTTGCTCATAATGCTAATTTTGACCATGCATTTTTAATGGCAGCTTCTCATCGAGCAGGAATAAAAAAAAATCCATTTCACCCTTTTACAACACTAGATACAGCAGCACTAAGTGGATTAATTTTAGGACAAACGGTACTAGCAAAAGCATGCAAAATTGCCGGAATTCCATTTGATACCACTCAAGCTCATTCTGCGTTATATGATACAAAACAAACAGCCTATTTATTTTGCGAACTTGTAAATCGTTGGAAACGGCTAGGTGGATGGCCGCCTAGCCTTTTAAATTATAAAAAATATAAAACAAATACTAATTAA
- the pth gene encoding peptidyl-tRNA hydrolase — MILKIVKLIVGLGNPYKKFYHTRHNIGMWFVQILANYFQVTLKEKKKFSGKVSNIIIDNQKIYLFQPEIFMNLSGSLVLNIASYYKINLSEILIIRDELDLIPGVLKIIYSSKHNGHNGIRSIISCFKEKSVFMQLCIGIGRPKLKRKIVEFVLNSPNSIEKKLIQQIITNFIYQNTNFLKNISLFFGKKFYL; from the coding sequence TTGATATTGAAAATTGTTAAATTAATTGTAGGTTTAGGAAATCCATATAAGAAGTTTTATCATACCCGTCATAATATTGGTATGTGGTTCGTACAAATATTAGCGAATTATTTTCAAGTAACATTAAAAGAAAAAAAAAAATTTTCAGGTAAAGTATCTAATATTATTATAGATAATCAAAAAATTTATCTTTTTCAGCCAGAAATTTTTATGAATCTATCTGGATCGCTTGTTTTAAATATTGCTTCATATTATAAAATTAATTTATCTGAAATTTTAATTATAAGAGATGAACTTGATTTAATTCCCGGTGTTTTAAAAATTATATATAGTTCTAAACATAATGGACATAATGGTATAAGAAGTATTATTTCTTGTTTTAAGGAAAAATCTGTTTTTATGCAATTATGTATAGGAATTGGTAGGCCGAAGTTAAAACGGAAAATTGTAGAATTTGTTTTGAATTCTCCTAATTCTATTGAAAAAAAATTAATTCAACAAATTATTACTAATTTTATTTATCAAAATACTAATTTTTTAAAAAATATTAGTCTTTTCTTTGGAAAAAAATTTTATTTATAA